One genomic region from Ochotona princeps isolate mOchPri1 chromosome 5, mOchPri1.hap1, whole genome shotgun sequence encodes:
- the NXPH2 gene encoding neurexophilin-2 codes for MRLRPLPLLVVPGLLQLLFCDSKEVVPVAEGLDWEDKDAPGTLVGNVVHSRIISPLRLFVKQSPVPKPGPMTYADNMENFWDWLANITEVQEPLARTKRRPIVKTGKFKKMFGWGDFHSNIKTVKLNLLITGKIVDHGNGTFSVYFRHNSTGLGNVSVSLVPPSKVVEFEVSPQSTLETKESKSFNCRIEYEKTDRAKKTALCNFDPSKICYQEQTQSHVSWLCSKPFKVICIYIAFYSVDYKLVQKVCPDYNYHSETPYLSSG; via the coding sequence CTCTTCTGTGACAGTAAAGAAGTGGTGCCTGTCGCAGAGGGATTAGACTGGGAAGACAAGGATGCCCCAGGAACACTGGTGGGCAATGTGGTGCACTCGCGGATCATCAGCCCCCTGCGCCTCTTTGTTAAGCagtctccagtgccaaaacctgGTCCCATGACATATGCAGACAACATGGAaaacttttgggattggctgGCTAACATCACAGAGGTTCAAGAGCCTTTGGCCAGAACTAAACGGAGGCCAATAGTGAAAAcaggaaaatttaagaaaatgtttggaTGGGGTGACTTCCATTCCAATATTAAAACTGTCAAACTGAACCTCCTTATCACAGGGAAAATTGTCGACCATGGGAATGGAACCTTCAGTGTTTACTTCCGACATAACTCCACAGGCCTAGGCAATGTCTCAGTGAGCTTGGTACCCCCGTCCAAAGTGGTGGAATTTGAAGTTTCCCCTCAGTCCACCTTGGAGACCAAGGAATCCAAGTCTTTCAATTGTCGCATTGAATATGAAAAAACAGATCGGGCAAAGAAGACAGCCCTGTGCAACTTCGACCCTTCCAAGATCTGCTACCAGGAGCAGACTCAGAGCCACGTGTCTTGGCTGTGCTCCAAGCCCTTCAAGGTCATTTGCATTTACATTGCCTTCTACAGTGTTGATTACAAACTGGTGCAGAAGGTCTGTCCTGACTACAATTATCATAGTGAGACCCCATACTTATCTTCTGGCTGA